From the genome of Delphinus delphis chromosome 8, mDelDel1.2, whole genome shotgun sequence, one region includes:
- the RHOD gene encoding rho-related GTP-binding protein RhoD isoform X1, with protein MKAAQASGEEAPPGARSVKVVLVGDGGCGKTSLLMVFAEGAFPESYTPTVFEQLTVNLHVKGKPVHLQIWDTAGQVDYDRLRPLFYPDASVLLLCFDVTSPHSFDNISNRWYPEVNHFCKEVPIIVVACKTDLRKDKLLVKKLQKNRFCTGSYPVTYHRGQEMARAVGAVAYLECSALLQENVHTIFQEAAKVALSSRRRNFWRRVTQSCCVVT; from the exons ATGAAGGCGGCCCAGGCCTCAGGCGAGGAGGCGCCGCCCGGCGCGCGGTCCGTCAAGGTGGTCCTGGTGGGCGACGGCGGCTGCGGGAAGACATCGCTGTTGATGGTCTTCGCCGAGGGCGCCTTCCCCGAG AGCTACACCCCCACGGTATTCGAGCAGCTCACCGTGAATCTGCACGTGAAGGGCAAACCCGTGCACCTCCAAATCTGGGACACAGCAG GACAAGTCGACTACGACCGCCTGCGGCCCCTGTTCTACCCTGATGCCAGCGTCCTGCTCCTCTGCTTTGACGTCACCAGCCCACACAGCTTTGACAACATCTCTAACCGG tggTACCCGGAGGTGAATCACTTCTGCAAGGAGGTGCCCATCATCGTCGTGGCCTGCAAGACTGACCTGCGCAAGGACAAGTTGCTGGTGAAGAAGCTGCAGAAAAATAGGTTCTGCACAGGTTCCTACCCTGTGACCTACCACAGG GGCCAGGAGATGGCACGGGCCGTGGGTGCCGTGGCCTACCTCGAGTGCTCGGCTCTGCTCCAGGAGAACGTCCACACCATCTTCCAGGAGGCGGCCAAGGTGGCCCTCAGCAGCCGCCGTCGCAACTTCTGGAGGCGGGTTACCCAGAGCTGTTGTGTGGTGACTTGA
- the RHOD gene encoding rho-related GTP-binding protein RhoD isoform X2 yields MKAAQASGEEAPPGARSVKVVLVGDGGCGKTSLLMVFAEGAFPESYTPTVFEQLTVNLHVKGKPVHLQIWDTAGQVDYDRLRPLFYPDASVLLLCFDVTSPHSFDNISNRWYPEVNHFCKEVPIIVVACKTDLRKDKLLVKKLQKNRARRWHGPWVPWPTSSARLCSRRTSTPSSRRRPRWPSAAAVATSGGGLPRAVVW; encoded by the exons ATGAAGGCGGCCCAGGCCTCAGGCGAGGAGGCGCCGCCCGGCGCGCGGTCCGTCAAGGTGGTCCTGGTGGGCGACGGCGGCTGCGGGAAGACATCGCTGTTGATGGTCTTCGCCGAGGGCGCCTTCCCCGAG AGCTACACCCCCACGGTATTCGAGCAGCTCACCGTGAATCTGCACGTGAAGGGCAAACCCGTGCACCTCCAAATCTGGGACACAGCAG GACAAGTCGACTACGACCGCCTGCGGCCCCTGTTCTACCCTGATGCCAGCGTCCTGCTCCTCTGCTTTGACGTCACCAGCCCACACAGCTTTGACAACATCTCTAACCGG tggTACCCGGAGGTGAATCACTTCTGCAAGGAGGTGCCCATCATCGTCGTGGCCTGCAAGACTGACCTGCGCAAGGACAAGTTGCTGGTGAAGAAGCTGCAGAAAAATAG GGCCAGGAGATGGCACGGGCCGTGGGTGCCGTGGCCTACCTCGAGTGCTCGGCTCTGCTCCAGGAGAACGTCCACACCATCTTCCAGGAGGCGGCCAAGGTGGCCCTCAGCAGCCGCCGTCGCAACTTCTGGAGGCGGGTTACCCAGAGCTGTTGTGTGGTGA